One window of Ammospiza nelsoni isolate bAmmNel1 chromosome 12, bAmmNel1.pri, whole genome shotgun sequence genomic DNA carries:
- the EPB41L1 gene encoding band 4.1-like protein 1 isoform X2 translates to MTTETGPGSEVRNAQEDAPQQQLEAAAQGPTAAPSPAGRDTDPNEKLGAQPDTRNMEPGTDMEDKDYSETDGLSDKTTPSKTQKSPQKTTKKVKSALCRVTLLDASEYECEVEKHARGQVLFDLVCEHLNLLEKDYFGLTFCDSDSQKNWLDPSKEIKKQIRSGPWNFAFTVKFYPPDPAQLTEDITRYYLCLQLRADIITGRLPCSFVTHALLGSYAVQAELGDHDTEEHVGNYVSELRFAPNQTRELEERIMELHKTYRGMTPGEAEIHFLENAKKLSMYGVDLHHAKDSEGIDIMLGVCANGLLIYRDRLRINRFAWPKILKISYKRSNFYIKIRPGEYEQFESTIGFKLPNHRSAKRLWKVCIEHHTFFRLVSPEPPPKGFLVMGSKFRYSGRTQAQTRQASALIDRPAPFFERSSSKRYTMSRSLDGEFSRPASVSENHDAGPEGEKQDEDGEFGSRRRSETEDEEVTTPTKIKELKPEHETTPRHKQEFLDKPEDVLLKHQASINELKRTLKEPNSKLVHRDRDRRLPSSPASSSPKHEDETPKGTPEKATETMEEDTLEDFASEHGASLSMESFTQKSLVSSPEGSEHWVFIEREAPRLEAVALRKTLRAKTEEARAGTSEGSTSGSLTKVVVTVGKAKDGAGQEEPAAAALETRKRAKMIASPEDFESVWEDELYEKESRGESSPGEAHPPAENAEGEPQEPGRGAATREPGLPKPCQQPEERQRTKILEPEPPQGEGEVLSKDRASAAFRKQEARVAATAPEVLKIKVKAGDDSSETSATQRIIYLGDPEGEEKDSKAHLVLDTGGCLGLEERPEAPVNTSREGSEHVTPVAEGFQAPSSASHQHRTVSEKPTGAPEPPGMSCDGTGLEGHPLSGWEELSLQPEKAPGAGVPGGASMESEALLCSQEVGPEEMELQSSVGGLKPCGLAGDGPRAEEHRGSPEQSPDICPALEGLSGRVGADSDREESTRVVLQMEEIEPKSPPSSAGSWQGHTHATGLERDKPSAPVPPPLPQKPRPVPVEPSAGTEPSPGTEPPGTDLSLGTSPAREVAMPECGSPSKEVALPMGTNPEAEEQSQNVGFASWKPREVKSPVTREPPQNTDPAAESVQVRDLATSEVAQDMDTAQNNNVPATEEPVQGEKPMIKELFQGSGSGKPTRDEGSGMEELSRDKSLGMAEVPPEGEEAEQQTETILRDLPLPSADPKAQEPQQDSEFSVGQDLQSGSWRVPESTRDSDLAPGQPPQDDSVPKAAADVFPFQSPAAGLCQGGEASQLSAVVNEGRTGQSGGETHPAGPGLSVCMAGLAGAVAQEHRDAALAPGSPEDSKSYRETSVASKIKMFEQGEAERRAGQEGQEHVPEAETLVTATGKANVAQDLPWSTGLASPSAVGPVSSVGSLALGQGAGSGGTSQPQSLKEGVSAEPEHEEDSAELASPDSGCELTLAEAVRAGAREGPEERVKPPRHRAPESDTGDEEPDQEKDSVFLKDNHLAIERKCSSITVSSTSSLEAEVDFTVIGDFHGTAFEDISRSLPELDKDKSETEDEGLVSLQHTDKVVPGLEEDVKGRDKVSQPSPDVSQAEPSAPKADAVTVKKPEAEGSAPHRVDGGTPGSRDSTTTSTGQAGTTETALVTSDHGTKAGKGAAPTTDLRSLSPISGGSAGKEVLTSIFSATAETLSTSTTTHVTKTVKGGFSETRIEKRIIITGDEDVDQDQALALAIKEAKLQHPDMLVTKAVVYRETEPSPEERDKKPQES, encoded by the exons ATGACAACGGAGACAGGCCCGGGCTCTGAGGTGAGGAACGCGCAGGAGGACGCTccgcagcagcagctggaggcgGCCGCCCAGGGCCCCACGGCCGCGCCCAGCCCCGCCGGCCGCGACACCGACCCCAATGAGAAGCTCGGGGCACAGCCGGACACCCGAAACATGGAGCCG ggcacagACATGGAGGACAAGGACTACAGCGAGACCGACGGGCTCTCTGacaaaacaactcccagcaaGACCCAGAAGTCACCCCAGAAAACCACCAAGAAAGTGAAGAGTGCCCTGTGCAGGGTGACCCTGCTCGATGCGTCCGAATATGAGTGCGAGGTGGAG AAACATGCCCGAGGCCAGGTGCTCTTTGACTTGGTGTGCGAGCACCTCAACCTCCTGGAGAAGGACTACTTTGGCCTCACCTTCTGCGATTCAGACAGCCAGAAG AACTGGCTGGACCCCTCCAAAGAGATCAAGAAGCAGATCCGCA gtgGGCCCTGGAACTTTGCCTTCACTGTGAAGTTCTACCCTCCAGACCCTGCCCAGCTCACAGAGGACATCACCAG ATACtacctgtgcctgcagctccgTGCCGACATCATCACAGGCcgcctgccctgctcctttgTCACCCACGCCCTGCTGGGCTCCTACGCCGTGCAGGCCGAGCTGGGGGACCACGACACCGAGGAGCACGTGGGCAACTACGTCAGCGAGCTGCGCTTCGCCCCCAACCAGACGCGCGAGCTGGAGGAGCGCATCATGGAGCTGCACAAGACCTACCG GGGAATGACCCCCGGAGAAGCAGAGATCCATTTCCTGGAGAACGCCAAGAAGCTCTCCATGTACGGGGTGGACCTGCACCACGCCAAG GACTCAGAGGGCATCGACATCATGCTGGGCGTCTGTGCCAACGGCCTCCTCATCTACAGGGACCGGCTGCGCATCAACCGCTTCGCCTGGCCCAAGATCCTCAAGATTTCCTACAAGAGGAGCAACTTCTACATCAAGATCCGCCCGGGGGAG TACGAACAGTTTGAGAGCACCATTGGCTTCAAGCTGCCCAACCACCGCTCAGCCAAGAGGCTCTGGAAGGTCTGCATAGAGCATCACACCTTCTTCAG gctggtgtccccagagccaccccccAAGGGTTTCCTGGTGATGGGCTCCAAGTTTCGGTACAGCGGGCGCACGCAGGCGCAGACGCGCCAGGCCAGCGCCCTCATCGACCGGCCCGCGCCCTTCTTCGAGCGCTCCTCCAGCAAACGCTACACCATGTCCCGCAGCCTGGACGGAG AGTTCTCTCGCCCAGCCTCTGTCAGCGAGAACCACGATGCCGGGCCTGAGGGGGAGAAGCAGGATGAGGACGGTGAGTTTGGCAGCAGGAGACGCTCTGAGACGGAGGATGAGGAGGTGACCACCCCGACAAAGATCAAGGAGCTGAAG CCGGAGCACGAAACAACCCCCAGGCACAAGCAGGAG TTTTTAGACAAGCCAGAGGACGTTTTGCTGAAGCACCAAGCCAGCATCAATGAGCTGAAGCGGACCCTGAAGGAGCCCAACAGCAAACTGGTTCACAGGGACCGGGACAGGAGGCTGCCTTCCTCACCAGCCTCTTCCTCACCCAAGCACGAGGATGAAACACCAAAGGGAACCCCTGAAAAGGCCACTGAg ACGATGGAAGAGGACACCTTAGAGGATTTTGCATCTGAGCATGGAGCTTCCCTAAGCATGGAGTCTTTCACACAGAAAAGCCTTGTCTCCTCTCCTGAG GGCTCGGAGCACTGGGTATTTATAGAGAGAGAAGCCCCTAGGCTGGAAGCTGTAGCTCTGAGGAAAACTCTGAGAGCCAAGACAGAAGAAGCACGTGCAGGGACCTCGGAGGGGAGCACGAGTGGCAGCCTGACCAAAGTGGTGGTGACGGTAGGGAAAGCCAAGGATGGGGCAGGCCAGGAAGAGCCGGCAGCTGCAGCCTTGGAGACGAGGAAGAGAGCCAAAATGATTGCTAGTCCCGAGGATTTTGAGTCTGTGTGGGAGGATGAGCTCTATGAGAAGGAAAGCAGGGGTGAGTCCAGCCCAGGGGAGGCACATCCACCCGCCGAGAATGCAGAGGGGGAGCCCCAAGAGCCGGGCAGAGGCGCAGCCAccagggagccagggctgcccaagCCCTGTCAGCAGCCTGAAGAGAGGCAAAGGACCAAGATTTTGGagccagagcctccccagggaGAAGGTGAGGTGCTCTCCAAGGACCGTGCTTCTGCAGCCTTCAGGAAGCAAGAGGCCAGagtggcagccacagccccagaggTCCTGAAAATTAAAGTGAAGGCTGGTGACGACAGCTCAGAGACTTCTGCAACCCAGAGGATCATCTACTTAGGAGATCcagagggggaggagaaggacagTAAAGCACACCTGGTCTTGGACACTGGTGGGTGCCTTGGCTTGGAGGAGAGACCAGAAGCCCCAgtaaacacatccagggaggGATCCGAGCATGTCACACCTGTGGCAGAAGGGTTCCAAGCCCCCTCCTCAGCAAGTCACCAACACAGGACAGTGTCTGAAAAACCCACTGGAGCACCAGAGCCACCTGGGATGAGCTGTGATGGGACTGGCCTGGAGGGACATCCCCTCTCAGGGTGGgaagagctgtccctgcagccagagaAAGCACCTGGTGCTGGGGTGCCTGGAGGAGCATCCATGGAAAGTGAAGCCCTGCTGTGTTCCCAGGAGGTGGGACCAGAGGagatggagctgcagagctcgGTGGGAGGCTTGAAGCCATGTGGCCTGGCAGGGGAtggccccagggctgaggagcacagagggAGCCCAGAACAGTCCCCAGACAtctgcccagcactggaggggctCTCGGGAAGGGTTGGAGCAGACAGTGATAGGGAGGAAAGTACCAGAGTGGTTCTTCAGATGGAAGAGATAGAGCCCAAGTCACCACCATCATCAGCTGGGTCTTGGCAGGGCCACACTCACGCCacggggctggagagggacaaACCcagtgctcctgtccctccaccCCTTCCCCAGAAACCCAGGCCAGTCCCTGTGGAGCCATCTGCAGGTACGGAGCCATCTCCAGGTACGGAGCCTCCGGGCACAgacctgtccctgggcaccagccctgccagagagGTGGCCATGCCCGAGTGTGGGAGTCCCTCTAAGGAGGTGGCATTGCCCATGGGCACTAATCCTGAAGCTGAAGAGCAATCCCAAAATGTGGGATTTGCCTCATGGAAACCCCGTGAGGTGAAAAGTCCTGTTACAAGAGaaccaccccaaaacacagACCCTGCAGCAGAGTCAGTCCAGGTCAGAGACCTGGCCACCAGCGAGGTGGCCCAGGACATGGACACAGCGCAGAACAACAACGTGCCTGCCACTGAAGAGCCAGTGCAGGGAGAGAAGCCCATGATCAAAGAGCTCTTCCAGGGCTCAGGGTCAGGGAAGCCAACCAGAGATGAAGGCTCTGGGATGGAAGAACTGTCCCGTGACAAAAGCCTTGGCATGGCTGAGGTGCCCCCCGAGGGAGAAGAAGCAGAACAGCAGACTGAGACAATCCTGAGGGACTTGCCCCTCCCCAGTGCAGATCCCAAAGCACAAGAGCCACAGCAGGACTCAGAGTTCAGTGTTGGACAAGATCTGCAGAGTGGGAGCTGGAGAGTCCCAGAAAGCACCAGGGACAGTGACCTGGCTCCGGGGCAGCCACCACAGGATGACTCTGTccctaaagcagctgctgaTGTCTTTCCCTTCCAGTCCCCTGCAGCAGGATTGTGCCAAGGAGGCGAGgcatcccagctctctgccgTGGTGAATGaaggcaggacagggcagtCAGGTGGTGAGACAcatccagcagggcctgggctgtCGGTGTgcatggctgggctggcaggagctgtggcccaggagcacagggatgctgcCCTGGCCCCAGGAAGCCCGGAGGACAGCAAGAGCTACAGGGAAACTTCCGTGGCCTCCAAGATCAAGATGTTTGAGCAAGGTGAAGCGGAGCGAAGGGCGGGCCAAGAGGGACAGGAGCACGTGCCTGAAGCTGAGACATTGGTGACAGCCACGGGGAAGGCAAATGTGGCACAGGATCTGCCTTGGAGCACCGGCCTCGCCTCACCCTCTGCAGTGGGACCTGTGTCCAGCGTGGGCTCCTTGGCCCTCGGGCAAGGGGCTGGTTCAGGAGGCACCTCCCAGCCTCAGTCCCTGAAGGAAGGAGTCTCTGCCGAGCCCGAGCACGAAGAAGACAGTGCCGAGCTGGCCTCGCCCGACTCTGGCTGTGAGCTCACCCTGGCCGAGGCCGTG AGAGCGGGGGCAAGGGAGGGCCCCGAGGAGAGGGTGAAACCGCCCCGGCACAGGGCCCCCGAGAGCGACACCGGCGACGAGGAGCCCGACCAGGAGAAGGACTCGGTGTTCCTGAAGGACAACCACCTGGCCATCGAGCGCAAGTGCTCCAGCATCACCGTCAGCTCAACCTCCAGCCTGGAGGCAGAGGTGGACTTCACCGTCATCGGGGACTTCCACGGCACGGCCTTCGAGGACATCTCCCGCAGCCTGCCCGAGCTGGATAAGGACAAGAGTGAAACAGAAGATGAAGGCCTGGTTTCCTTGCAGCACACTGACAAAGTAGTTCCCGGACTGGAAGAGGATGTCAAAGGCCGGGATAAggtctcccagcccagcccagatgTCTCCCAGGCAGAG ccctcagcccccAAGGCAGACGCTGTGACTGTGAAGAAGCCCGAAGCAGAAGGCTCCGCTCCCCATCGG GTGGACGGAGGCACCccgggcagcagggacagcaccaccaccagcactggccaggctggcaccaCAGAGACAGCGCTGGTGACCTCA GATCACGGCACCAAGGCTGGCAAAGGGGCCGCTCCCACCACAGACCTTCGCTCCCTGTCACCG ATCTCGGGCGGCTCTGCTGGCAAGGAGGTGCTCACCAGCATATTCAGTGCCACTGCAGAAACACTCTCCACCTCCACCACCACCCACGTTACCAAg ACTGTGAAAGGAGGGTTCTCCGAGACCCGGATAGAGAAGCGCATCATCATCACGGGAGATGAAGATGTGGACCAGGACCAG GCACTGGCTTTAGCAATCAAAGAGGCAAAACTCCAGCACCCTGATATGCTGGTAACCAAAGCTGTGGTGTACAGAGAAACAGAGCCCTCTCCAGAGGAAAGGGACAAGAAACCTCAG GAATCTTGA
- the EPB41L1 gene encoding band 4.1-like protein 1 isoform X3, with product MTTETGPGSEVRNAQEDAPQQQLEAAAQGPTAAPSPAGRDTDPNEKLGAQPDTRNMEPGTDMEDKDYSETDGLSDKTTPSKTQKSPQKTTKKVKSALCRVTLLDASEYECEVEKHARGQVLFDLVCEHLNLLEKDYFGLTFCDSDSQKNWLDPSKEIKKQIRSGPWNFAFTVKFYPPDPAQLTEDITRYYLCLQLRADIITGRLPCSFVTHALLGSYAVQAELGDHDTEEHVGNYVSELRFAPNQTRELEERIMELHKTYRGMTPGEAEIHFLENAKKLSMYGVDLHHAKDSEGIDIMLGVCANGLLIYRDRLRINRFAWPKILKISYKRSNFYIKIRPGEYEQFESTIGFKLPNHRSAKRLWKVCIEHHTFFRLVSPEPPPKGFLVMGSKFRYSGRTQAQTRQASALIDRPAPFFERSSSKRYTMSRSLDGEFSRPASVSENHDAGPEGEKQDEDGEFGSRRRSETEDEEVTTPTKIKELKPEHETTPRHKQEFLDKPEDVLLKHQASINELKRTLKEPNSKLVHRDRDRRLPSSPASSSPKHEDETPKGTPEKATETMEEDTLEDFASEHGASLSMESFTQKSLVSSPEGSEHWVFIEREAPRLEAVALRKTLRAKTEEARAGTSEGSTSGSLTKVVVTVGKAKDGAGQEEPAAAALETRKRAKMIASPEDFESVWEDELYEKESRGESSPGEAHPPAENAEGEPQEPGRGAATREPGLPKPCQQPEERQRTKILEPEPPQGEGEVLSKDRASAAFRKQEARVAATAPEVLKIKVKAGDDSSETSATQRIIYLGDPEGEEKDSKAHLVLDTGGCLGLEERPEAPVNTSREGSEHVTPVAEGFQAPSSASHQHRTVSEKPTGAPEPPGMSCDGTGLEGHPLSGWEELSLQPEKAPGAGVPGGASMESEALLCSQEVGPEEMELQSSVGGLKPCGLAGDGPRAEEHRGSPEQSPDICPALEGLSGRVGADSDREESTRVVLQMEEIEPKSPPSSAGSWQGHTHATGLERDKPSAPVPPPLPQKPRPVPVEPSAGTEPSPGTEPPGTDLSLGTSPAREVAMPECGSPSKEVALPMGTNPEAEEQSQNVGFASWKPREVKSPVTREPPQNTDPAAESVQVRDLATSEVAQDMDTAQNNNVPATEEPVQGEKPMIKELFQGSGSGKPTRDEGSGMEELSRDKSLGMAEVPPEGEEAEQQTETILRDLPLPSADPKAQEPQQDSEFSVGQDLQSGSWRVPESTRDSDLAPGQPPQDDSVPKAAADVFPFQSPAAGLCQGGEASQLSAVVNEGRTGQSGGETHPAGPGLSVCMAGLAGAVAQEHRDAALAPGSPEDSKSYRETSVASKIKMFEQGEAERRAGQEGQEHVPEAETLVTATGKANVAQDLPWSTGLASPSAVGPVSSVGSLALGQGAGSGGTSQPQSLKEGVSAEPEHEEDSAELASPDSGCELTLAEAVRAGAREGPEERVKPPRHRAPESDTGDEEPDQEKDSVFLKDNHLAIERKCSSITVSSTSSLEAEVDFTVIGDFHGTAFEDISRSLPELDKDKSETEDEGLVSLQHTDKVVPGLEEDVKGRDKVSQPSPDVSQAEVDGGTPGSRDSTTTSTGQAGTTETALVTSDHGTKAGKGAAPTTDLRSLSPISGGSAGKEVLTSIFSATAETLSTSTTTHVTKTVKGGFSETRIEKRIIITGDEDVDQDQALALAIKEAKLQHPDMLVTKAVVYRETEPSPEERDKKPQES from the exons ATGACAACGGAGACAGGCCCGGGCTCTGAGGTGAGGAACGCGCAGGAGGACGCTccgcagcagcagctggaggcgGCCGCCCAGGGCCCCACGGCCGCGCCCAGCCCCGCCGGCCGCGACACCGACCCCAATGAGAAGCTCGGGGCACAGCCGGACACCCGAAACATGGAGCCG ggcacagACATGGAGGACAAGGACTACAGCGAGACCGACGGGCTCTCTGacaaaacaactcccagcaaGACCCAGAAGTCACCCCAGAAAACCACCAAGAAAGTGAAGAGTGCCCTGTGCAGGGTGACCCTGCTCGATGCGTCCGAATATGAGTGCGAGGTGGAG AAACATGCCCGAGGCCAGGTGCTCTTTGACTTGGTGTGCGAGCACCTCAACCTCCTGGAGAAGGACTACTTTGGCCTCACCTTCTGCGATTCAGACAGCCAGAAG AACTGGCTGGACCCCTCCAAAGAGATCAAGAAGCAGATCCGCA gtgGGCCCTGGAACTTTGCCTTCACTGTGAAGTTCTACCCTCCAGACCCTGCCCAGCTCACAGAGGACATCACCAG ATACtacctgtgcctgcagctccgTGCCGACATCATCACAGGCcgcctgccctgctcctttgTCACCCACGCCCTGCTGGGCTCCTACGCCGTGCAGGCCGAGCTGGGGGACCACGACACCGAGGAGCACGTGGGCAACTACGTCAGCGAGCTGCGCTTCGCCCCCAACCAGACGCGCGAGCTGGAGGAGCGCATCATGGAGCTGCACAAGACCTACCG GGGAATGACCCCCGGAGAAGCAGAGATCCATTTCCTGGAGAACGCCAAGAAGCTCTCCATGTACGGGGTGGACCTGCACCACGCCAAG GACTCAGAGGGCATCGACATCATGCTGGGCGTCTGTGCCAACGGCCTCCTCATCTACAGGGACCGGCTGCGCATCAACCGCTTCGCCTGGCCCAAGATCCTCAAGATTTCCTACAAGAGGAGCAACTTCTACATCAAGATCCGCCCGGGGGAG TACGAACAGTTTGAGAGCACCATTGGCTTCAAGCTGCCCAACCACCGCTCAGCCAAGAGGCTCTGGAAGGTCTGCATAGAGCATCACACCTTCTTCAG gctggtgtccccagagccaccccccAAGGGTTTCCTGGTGATGGGCTCCAAGTTTCGGTACAGCGGGCGCACGCAGGCGCAGACGCGCCAGGCCAGCGCCCTCATCGACCGGCCCGCGCCCTTCTTCGAGCGCTCCTCCAGCAAACGCTACACCATGTCCCGCAGCCTGGACGGAG AGTTCTCTCGCCCAGCCTCTGTCAGCGAGAACCACGATGCCGGGCCTGAGGGGGAGAAGCAGGATGAGGACGGTGAGTTTGGCAGCAGGAGACGCTCTGAGACGGAGGATGAGGAGGTGACCACCCCGACAAAGATCAAGGAGCTGAAG CCGGAGCACGAAACAACCCCCAGGCACAAGCAGGAG TTTTTAGACAAGCCAGAGGACGTTTTGCTGAAGCACCAAGCCAGCATCAATGAGCTGAAGCGGACCCTGAAGGAGCCCAACAGCAAACTGGTTCACAGGGACCGGGACAGGAGGCTGCCTTCCTCACCAGCCTCTTCCTCACCCAAGCACGAGGATGAAACACCAAAGGGAACCCCTGAAAAGGCCACTGAg ACGATGGAAGAGGACACCTTAGAGGATTTTGCATCTGAGCATGGAGCTTCCCTAAGCATGGAGTCTTTCACACAGAAAAGCCTTGTCTCCTCTCCTGAG GGCTCGGAGCACTGGGTATTTATAGAGAGAGAAGCCCCTAGGCTGGAAGCTGTAGCTCTGAGGAAAACTCTGAGAGCCAAGACAGAAGAAGCACGTGCAGGGACCTCGGAGGGGAGCACGAGTGGCAGCCTGACCAAAGTGGTGGTGACGGTAGGGAAAGCCAAGGATGGGGCAGGCCAGGAAGAGCCGGCAGCTGCAGCCTTGGAGACGAGGAAGAGAGCCAAAATGATTGCTAGTCCCGAGGATTTTGAGTCTGTGTGGGAGGATGAGCTCTATGAGAAGGAAAGCAGGGGTGAGTCCAGCCCAGGGGAGGCACATCCACCCGCCGAGAATGCAGAGGGGGAGCCCCAAGAGCCGGGCAGAGGCGCAGCCAccagggagccagggctgcccaagCCCTGTCAGCAGCCTGAAGAGAGGCAAAGGACCAAGATTTTGGagccagagcctccccagggaGAAGGTGAGGTGCTCTCCAAGGACCGTGCTTCTGCAGCCTTCAGGAAGCAAGAGGCCAGagtggcagccacagccccagaggTCCTGAAAATTAAAGTGAAGGCTGGTGACGACAGCTCAGAGACTTCTGCAACCCAGAGGATCATCTACTTAGGAGATCcagagggggaggagaaggacagTAAAGCACACCTGGTCTTGGACACTGGTGGGTGCCTTGGCTTGGAGGAGAGACCAGAAGCCCCAgtaaacacatccagggaggGATCCGAGCATGTCACACCTGTGGCAGAAGGGTTCCAAGCCCCCTCCTCAGCAAGTCACCAACACAGGACAGTGTCTGAAAAACCCACTGGAGCACCAGAGCCACCTGGGATGAGCTGTGATGGGACTGGCCTGGAGGGACATCCCCTCTCAGGGTGGgaagagctgtccctgcagccagagaAAGCACCTGGTGCTGGGGTGCCTGGAGGAGCATCCATGGAAAGTGAAGCCCTGCTGTGTTCCCAGGAGGTGGGACCAGAGGagatggagctgcagagctcgGTGGGAGGCTTGAAGCCATGTGGCCTGGCAGGGGAtggccccagggctgaggagcacagagggAGCCCAGAACAGTCCCCAGACAtctgcccagcactggaggggctCTCGGGAAGGGTTGGAGCAGACAGTGATAGGGAGGAAAGTACCAGAGTGGTTCTTCAGATGGAAGAGATAGAGCCCAAGTCACCACCATCATCAGCTGGGTCTTGGCAGGGCCACACTCACGCCacggggctggagagggacaaACCcagtgctcctgtccctccaccCCTTCCCCAGAAACCCAGGCCAGTCCCTGTGGAGCCATCTGCAGGTACGGAGCCATCTCCAGGTACGGAGCCTCCGGGCACAgacctgtccctgggcaccagccctgccagagagGTGGCCATGCCCGAGTGTGGGAGTCCCTCTAAGGAGGTGGCATTGCCCATGGGCACTAATCCTGAAGCTGAAGAGCAATCCCAAAATGTGGGATTTGCCTCATGGAAACCCCGTGAGGTGAAAAGTCCTGTTACAAGAGaaccaccccaaaacacagACCCTGCAGCAGAGTCAGTCCAGGTCAGAGACCTGGCCACCAGCGAGGTGGCCCAGGACATGGACACAGCGCAGAACAACAACGTGCCTGCCACTGAAGAGCCAGTGCAGGGAGAGAAGCCCATGATCAAAGAGCTCTTCCAGGGCTCAGGGTCAGGGAAGCCAACCAGAGATGAAGGCTCTGGGATGGAAGAACTGTCCCGTGACAAAAGCCTTGGCATGGCTGAGGTGCCCCCCGAGGGAGAAGAAGCAGAACAGCAGACTGAGACAATCCTGAGGGACTTGCCCCTCCCCAGTGCAGATCCCAAAGCACAAGAGCCACAGCAGGACTCAGAGTTCAGTGTTGGACAAGATCTGCAGAGTGGGAGCTGGAGAGTCCCAGAAAGCACCAGGGACAGTGACCTGGCTCCGGGGCAGCCACCACAGGATGACTCTGTccctaaagcagctgctgaTGTCTTTCCCTTCCAGTCCCCTGCAGCAGGATTGTGCCAAGGAGGCGAGgcatcccagctctctgccgTGGTGAATGaaggcaggacagggcagtCAGGTGGTGAGACAcatccagcagggcctgggctgtCGGTGTgcatggctgggctggcaggagctgtggcccaggagcacagggatgctgcCCTGGCCCCAGGAAGCCCGGAGGACAGCAAGAGCTACAGGGAAACTTCCGTGGCCTCCAAGATCAAGATGTTTGAGCAAGGTGAAGCGGAGCGAAGGGCGGGCCAAGAGGGACAGGAGCACGTGCCTGAAGCTGAGACATTGGTGACAGCCACGGGGAAGGCAAATGTGGCACAGGATCTGCCTTGGAGCACCGGCCTCGCCTCACCCTCTGCAGTGGGACCTGTGTCCAGCGTGGGCTCCTTGGCCCTCGGGCAAGGGGCTGGTTCAGGAGGCACCTCCCAGCCTCAGTCCCTGAAGGAAGGAGTCTCTGCCGAGCCCGAGCACGAAGAAGACAGTGCCGAGCTGGCCTCGCCCGACTCTGGCTGTGAGCTCACCCTGGCCGAGGCCGTG AGAGCGGGGGCAAGGGAGGGCCCCGAGGAGAGGGTGAAACCGCCCCGGCACAGGGCCCCCGAGAGCGACACCGGCGACGAGGAGCCCGACCAGGAGAAGGACTCGGTGTTCCTGAAGGACAACCACCTGGCCATCGAGCGCAAGTGCTCCAGCATCACCGTCAGCTCAACCTCCAGCCTGGAGGCAGAGGTGGACTTCACCGTCATCGGGGACTTCCACGGCACGGCCTTCGAGGACATCTCCCGCAGCCTGCCCGAGCTGGATAAGGACAAGAGTGAAACAGAAGATGAAGGCCTGGTTTCCTTGCAGCACACTGACAAAGTAGTTCCCGGACTGGAAGAGGATGTCAAAGGCCGGGATAAggtctcccagcccagcccagatgTCTCCCAGGCAGAG GTGGACGGAGGCACCccgggcagcagggacagcaccaccaccagcactggccaggctggcaccaCAGAGACAGCGCTGGTGACCTCA GATCACGGCACCAAGGCTGGCAAAGGGGCCGCTCCCACCACAGACCTTCGCTCCCTGTCACCG ATCTCGGGCGGCTCTGCTGGCAAGGAGGTGCTCACCAGCATATTCAGTGCCACTGCAGAAACACTCTCCACCTCCACCACCACCCACGTTACCAAg ACTGTGAAAGGAGGGTTCTCCGAGACCCGGATAGAGAAGCGCATCATCATCACGGGAGATGAAGATGTGGACCAGGACCAG GCACTGGCTTTAGCAATCAAAGAGGCAAAACTCCAGCACCCTGATATGCTGGTAACCAAAGCTGTGGTGTACAGAGAAACAGAGCCCTCTCCAGAGGAAAGGGACAAGAAACCTCAG GAATCTTGA